In one window of Streptomyces sp. NBC_01224 DNA:
- a CDS encoding VIT1/CCC1 transporter family protein — MSIIETDAVLHEAHRDNHSHRDVNGGWLRPAVFGAMDGLVSNLALMTGVAGGAASQQTIVITGLAGLAAGAFSMAAGEYTSVASQRELVEAELDVERRELRKHPKDEERELAELYESRGVEPGLAREVARQLSRDPEQALEIHAREELGIDPGDLPSPLVAAVSSFGAFALGALLPVLPFLLGASALWPAVLLALVGLFACGAVVARVTARGWLYSGLRQLVLGGAAAAITYGLGTLFGVAAGS, encoded by the coding sequence GTGTCCATCATCGAGACCGACGCCGTACTGCACGAGGCGCACCGCGACAACCACAGTCACCGCGATGTGAACGGCGGCTGGCTGCGCCCGGCGGTGTTCGGCGCCATGGACGGGCTGGTCTCCAACCTCGCGCTGATGACCGGCGTCGCGGGCGGTGCCGCCTCCCAGCAGACGATTGTGATCACCGGTCTGGCGGGCCTGGCCGCCGGTGCGTTCTCCATGGCGGCGGGCGAATACACCTCCGTCGCCTCGCAGCGCGAGCTCGTCGAGGCCGAACTCGACGTCGAGCGGCGCGAGTTGCGCAAGCATCCCAAGGACGAGGAGCGGGAGCTCGCCGAGCTCTACGAGTCCCGTGGCGTCGAGCCCGGGCTCGCCCGCGAGGTCGCACGGCAGCTGTCGCGCGACCCGGAGCAGGCCCTGGAGATCCACGCCCGCGAGGAGCTCGGCATCGACCCGGGCGATCTGCCCTCGCCGCTCGTCGCCGCCGTTTCGTCGTTCGGCGCGTTCGCGCTGGGGGCCCTGCTGCCCGTACTGCCGTTCCTGCTCGGTGCGAGTGCGCTGTGGCCGGCCGTGCTGCTCGCGCTGGTCGGGCTGTTCGCCTGCGGTGCGGTGGTGGCCAGGGTGACGGCGCGCGGCTGGCTGTACAGCGGGCTGCGTCAGCTGGTGCTGGGCGGGGCCGCGGCGGCGATCAC